One window of Flavobacterium dauae genomic DNA carries:
- a CDS encoding T9SS type A sorting domain-containing protein gives MKNKLHKNNTPCHSERSEGSHSLIRKLPHWLIFSFLFISLSGYAQNYQWDWAINGGGSLGESGWSYTVEQVFDVQVGTDDNYYFIAQIKSGTSQLGGQPVTVYGNQMGGNDIFIFSTTCDGQVRWSQAIGGGGLFDAAYNIALDDKNNVYVGASVSLGNTTYPVRFSPTEALPAPPNNLNTISDGWKTHFLVKYNSSGQFQWRKALQGDVNGLTYNTTILYDLLIDSNNIIHFIAGFKAGTFLDGNLIVPFTVTGSQHHLIKYDTNGNYISNVQLPMADGSFFVPPSYTFRYDEPRNRYLIGGFRSRVNANEDIPLTYGGTAFTENAYILAINATNGNELWRREMASSGNFQDNRIYDLVVDNANGDVYISGKLVATGQPGEDIKIKDPKNLTATPYTFNISVWGNMPFIAKLNSNGTTQWARTPTGYNWTGAQTGDYWGFGMALRNNEVAFATMGSHTIWDGFSINRPQGHQSDPLLMRFNKQTGAVVGMHDIEGSTGNNHMLTAVAVDNDGNYVVGGCYQGNLFTGGGSVGLLGAIGKYDFFVAKLAASVCGTPVSNEEFNKLNVNVYPNPTTDIVNIETAETLESYTVYNIAGQQVQKGLFNSNNQINLHGAAAGTYFIKVTTTQGSTATVKVVKK, from the coding sequence ATGAAAAATAAACTACATAAAAATAATACCCCTTGTCATTCCGAACGAAGTGAGGGATCTCATTCTCTAATTCGCAAATTACCTCATTGGCTAATTTTCTCATTCTTATTCATCAGCCTATCGGGTTACGCCCAAAACTACCAATGGGACTGGGCAATAAACGGTGGCGGTAGTTTAGGTGAAAGCGGCTGGTCTTACACGGTTGAACAAGTGTTTGATGTACAGGTAGGAACCGACGATAATTACTATTTTATAGCCCAAATAAAAAGTGGTACCTCACAATTAGGTGGGCAGCCGGTAACAGTATATGGCAACCAAATGGGCGGTAACGATATTTTTATTTTCTCCACTACCTGCGATGGACAAGTACGCTGGAGCCAGGCAATTGGGGGGGGGGGGCTCTTTGATGCTGCCTATAACATTGCGTTAGACGACAAGAACAATGTATATGTGGGTGCTAGTGTAAGTTTAGGCAATACTACTTATCCGGTACGTTTTAGCCCCACGGAAGCTTTACCAGCACCTCCAAATAATCTAAATACTATAAGCGATGGTTGGAAAACCCACTTTTTGGTTAAATATAATAGTAGCGGACAATTTCAGTGGAGAAAAGCGTTGCAAGGAGATGTAAATGGTCTAACTTACAATACTACTATATTATATGATTTATTGATAGACAGTAACAATATAATTCATTTTATAGCAGGATTTAAAGCAGGTACATTTTTAGATGGAAACCTAATTGTACCGTTTACAGTAACAGGTTCTCAACATCATTTAATTAAGTATGATACTAATGGGAATTATATAAGTAATGTACAACTACCAATGGCAGATGGTTCTTTTTTTGTACCACCAAGCTATACTTTTAGATACGACGAACCCCGCAACCGCTATCTTATAGGTGGCTTTCGTTCAAGGGTAAATGCCAATGAAGACATCCCATTAACTTACGGTGGCACCGCGTTTACCGAAAATGCTTATATACTAGCTATAAACGCCACCAACGGCAACGAACTATGGCGCCGTGAGATGGCATCTAGTGGCAACTTTCAAGATAACCGCATCTACGATTTAGTGGTTGACAATGCTAATGGTGATGTATATATTAGCGGCAAACTTGTTGCAACGGGACAACCTGGTGAAGATATTAAAATAAAAGATCCTAAAAACCTTACCGCAACACCCTATACTTTTAATATTTCCGTTTGGGGCAACATGCCTTTTATCGCCAAGTTAAACAGCAACGGGACCACTCAATGGGCACGTACGCCTACAGGCTATAATTGGACTGGTGCCCAAACAGGAGATTATTGGGGTTTTGGTATGGCACTGCGTAACAACGAGGTAGCCTTTGCTACTATGGGCAGCCATACTATTTGGGATGGGTTTAGCATAAACCGCCCGCAAGGCCATCAAAGCGACCCGTTATTAATGCGTTTTAACAAACAAACCGGAGCGGTTGTAGGTATGCACGATATAGAAGGCAGTACCGGTAATAACCATATGTTAACCGCCGTAGCTGTAGATAACGACGGCAACTATGTGGTAGGCGGTTGCTACCAGGGTAATTTGTTTACAGGCGGTGGCAGCGTTGGTTTATTAGGCGCTATTGGCAAATACGATTTTTTTGTAGCCAAGCTGGCAGCCAGCGTTTGCGGTACACCTGTAAGCAATGAAGAGTTTAACAAACTAAACGTAAATGTGTACCCTAACCCAACTACCGATATAGTAAACATAGAAACCGCAGAAACCTTAGAAAGTTACACGGTTTACAACATCGCAGGTCAACAAGTGCAAAAAGGTCTGTTTAATAGCAACAACCAAATAAACCTGCATGGTGCAGCAGCCGGTACCTACTTTATAAAGGTAACCACCACACAAGGCAGTACTGCTACGGTAAAAGTGGTTAAAAAGTAG